The sequence below is a genomic window from Rhodococcus sp. 4CII.
GAGACGTTCCGACCCAGGAAATCCTCGCGGCGGCGCAGTTGCTGCGCGAGCACACCCCGGACCTGGTGACTCGGGTGGTCAACGTCGTCGATCTGATGGGGTTGCTCACGCCCACCGAGCATCCGCACGGATTCGATGCGCAGACGTTCCTCGACCTGTTCACCGCGGACACCGACGTGGTGTTCGCCTTCCACGGGTACTCGCGCGCCGTCCACGAACTGATCCACGGACGCCCTGCGGCGGGCCGCTTCCACGTCCGCGGCTTCAGTGAGCAAGGCACCACGACCACGCCGTTCGACATGGTCGTGCTCAACCGGATGAGCCGCTACCACCTGGCTCTCGCGGCGCTGCGGCGCACGCGGCGGGAACCGGCCGGCGCGTCCGAGCTGGCCGACTTCTGCCTCAGGCAACTCGAACGGCACGGCGAGTACGTCGTCGCGCACCTCGAGGACATGCCCGAGGTGCGCGACTGGACGTGGTTGTGAGCCTGCCGGTCAGTTCATCGGGAGGGGCGCCGCACCCTTCGCGGTGAGCATGTTCGTCATCACCGTCGCCTCGCTCTGCTGCGTGTCGACCATCGTCTGCGCGAGGCCGCGGACCGCGTCTTCCGACGCATGCTGCGCGGCGTACTCCATCATCGGAAGCCCGCCCTGGTGGTGTCGCAGCATCAGCTGGAGGTACAGGACGTCGACGGCGGGGCCGGTGGCCTGACGCAGCGCCGCCATGTCCTCCGACGACGCCATGCCCGGCATCTTCGTCATCGAACCCATGTGCGCGCTCTCGGTGGACCCGTGGTCGTGCCCGTCCGAATGCTCGGACTCCATCCAGCCCATGTAACCGCCCGACGGCAGCGCCGGCTGATCCCACAGTGTGAGCCAGCCCTGCATCTGCCCGAGCTGGTTCTGCTGCGTGGTGAGGATGTCGTACGCGAGGCTCCGGACTGCCGGGTCGGTGGCGTTCGTCAGTGCGATCGCCGACATCTCCACCGCCTGGCTGTGGTGCACGCTCATGTCCTGAGAAAATCCGACGTCGACGGAACCCGCCTCGGGTACCGCGGTGCCGGTGTCCCCCAGCGGAAGCCGGGCGAAGAACCCGAGCGCGAATCCGAGGGCGATGGCACCGATCAACCCGATGACCAGGAGCGCGGTGCGCTGACCGGGCCGGGCCGGGGCAGGATCGGCTTCGTTGTCGGCCTCAGCGTCGGCGTCGGGCTCGTGCCGGGGATCGGCAGAACTAACCATTGCCGCCCTCGGCCGGCGCCTGCTGCAGATCGGACGGCAGCTGCAGGTCGCTCGGGAGCTGCATCCCGCTCGGCAGCTGCGCGCCCGCGCCGCCCGATTCCGACTGGTCGGGGTTGATTCCGCCACCGTTCATCGGAACCGCGTCCGCGCCCGGCGTGGACGGGTCGAACGGCGGCGGGTTGTCGGGGTCGAATCCCGAACCCGGGATGGACGAGCAGCTCGCGCCGACCTCGGGGTAGGTGTTCTTGTTGATCCGCAGCGCCGTGATGAACTGATCGATGCGCGGGTCGTCCACGCTGTCCACCTTCAGCTGATGGCCCCAGGACTGCACGGAGACGGGGCTGTCGAGGCCCGGGTACGGCGACATCAGCGTGTACGTTTGGCCGTCCACCTTGTTCTTCAGCGTGTCCACCTGGTCGCCGGACACCTCGTCCGGGTTGTAGGCGATCCACACGGCGCCGTGCTCGAGCGAGTGGACGGCGTTCTCGGTGCGGATCGCGTTCGGGTAGACCGTTCCGGTGCACGTCGCCCAGATCGCGTCGTGCGGTCCGCCGAACGGGGGCGACTGGTCGTATGCGACGCGTTGCGTCGGCTGGATGTGGATGCCGGCCGGGTAGTCGACCTTGACGACGCCGTCGATGTTGACCGACGGGTCGGGATTCTCGGCGCTCGGCGCGTACTTCGCGGCCTCTTCCTTGGCCTGATATTTGGGGATCAGGTTGATCGCGAGGACAGCCACGAGTGCGAGAACGGCCGCTCCGGCGCCGATCGTCAGCCACGGGATGTTCCGGGGAGCGGACGCGCCGCCCTTGGCTTTCACGCCGCCGCTCTTCTTCTTGGCAGCCTTGATGGCCTTCGCCGACTTCGCGCCCGAGTTCTTATCGGGACCGCGACTTTCCGAACCGCTTGGCATCGATTGTGATCTTTCGGTGTGTGGGTTACGGGCGCTCGACCCCCGGCAACCGGAAGCTGAGGGCCGGGACTCAGGGCGACCCCACTGTAC
It includes:
- a CDS encoding DUF3105 domain-containing protein → MPSGSESRGPDKNSGAKSAKAIKAAKKKSGGVKAKGGASAPRNIPWLTIGAGAAVLALVAVLAINLIPKYQAKEEAAKYAPSAENPDPSVNIDGVVKVDYPAGIHIQPTQRVAYDQSPPFGGPHDAIWATCTGTVYPNAIRTENAVHSLEHGAVWIAYNPDEVSGDQVDTLKNKVDGQTYTLMSPYPGLDSPVSVQSWGHQLKVDSVDDPRIDQFITALRINKNTYPEVGASCSSIPGSGFDPDNPPPFDPSTPGADAVPMNGGGINPDQSESGGAGAQLPSGMQLPSDLQLPSDLQQAPAEGGNG
- a CDS encoding DUF305 domain-containing protein, with the translated sequence MVSSADPRHEPDADAEADNEADPAPARPGQRTALLVIGLIGAIALGFALGFFARLPLGDTGTAVPEAGSVDVGFSQDMSVHHSQAVEMSAIALTNATDPAVRSLAYDILTTQQNQLGQMQGWLTLWDQPALPSGGYMGWMESEHSDGHDHGSTESAHMGSMTKMPGMASSEDMAALRQATGPAVDVLYLQLMLRHHQGGLPMMEYAAQHASEDAVRGLAQTMVDTQQSEATVMTNMLTAKGAAPLPMN